AGCGCTGCGGCCGGTCTACACCGCGGCGACCGAGGACGCCGCCACCGAGCGGTTCCTCGAGTTCGCCGAGGCGTGGGGCCGTAAGTATCCGGCGATCGTGAAGCTGTGGGAGAACGCGTGGGCGGAGTTCGTGCCGTTCCTCGCCTTCGACGTGGAGATCCGCAAGGTCATCTGCTCCACGAACGCGATCGAGTCCGTCAACGCCCGTATCCGCAGGGCCGTGCGAGCTCGTGGCCACTTCCCGAACGAGCAGGCCGCACTCAAGTGCGTCTACATGGCCTTGATGAGCCTCGACCCGACCGGAGCCGGCCGCCGACGCTGGACCATACGCTGGAAAGCACCACTGAACGCCTTCCAGATCGCCTTCGAAGGCCGGCTCACCCCGGCCAACAACTGACCACCTCAACAACCAAGATCAGCCGTTAACTTGACACTCCCGCACCCGAAGCTACGACCCGCCGTTGCAGTACTAGTGCATCACGTCGGCGCGTTCCCGGTGTTGGAGGACCAGCTGACGATGTGGACGCCGGAGTCGGGGGACTCTCCGGACCGGCTGGACGCGCTGGTGCACGGGGTGACGTATCTGCGGTCGAAGGAGTCCAGGCGGGCGGTGGTGGCGTCGCCGCTTCGGGGCAAAGTCGCAGGTCATGGGCGGTGACGATTGGACAGTCATCGATCTCGAATCGATACAATGACTATGTACGGCACGAGCTGTACGTGTGTTCACGTGGAATTAGGAAGGAATGAGAGTGACAGCAGCCACGAAGGCACGCCGCCCGAAGGTGAAGGCGCCGTACCTGGCCCAGCTCGACCTGCGGGAACTGGTCGCGCACCCGAGTAACCTGCGGCGCAGCATCGGCGACTTGACCGAGCTTCGCGCCTCCATCGCCGCCTACGGCGTGTGGCAGGCCCTGACCGTCGTGCCCGAGGACGACGGCGGCCACCGCATCGTCGCCGGCCACCGGCGAGCCGCCGCTGCGGTCGAGGCCCTGGAGGCCGGCGAGTGGCCGGAGGATCAGCCGCAGACCGTGCCGTGCCTCGTCCGGCCTGATTTGGTCGGCCTGACCGCCGAACAGATCGTCGCCATGCTGGTCGAGAACGACCAGCGCGTCGACATCACCGCGTCGGAGCGGGCGGCCGGGTACGCGCAGCTGGAGCTGTTCGGCCTGGACGTCGCCGAGATCGCGCGGCGCACCGGTCGGAAGCGGGAGCATGTCCAGTCCGCTCTCAAGCTGACGAAGCTCGGCGACGTGGCCACC
The sequence above is a segment of the Micromonospora sp. WMMA1363 genome. Coding sequences within it:
- a CDS encoding ParB N-terminal domain-containing protein — protein: MTAATKARRPKVKAPYLAQLDLRELVAHPSNLRRSIGDLTELRASIAAYGVWQALTVVPEDDGGHRIVAGHRRAAAAVEALEAGEWPEDQPQTVPCLVRPDLVGLTAEQIVAMLVENDQRVDITASERAAGYAQLELFGLDVAEIARRTGRKREHVQSALKLTKLGDVATAAADAGR